The DNA region GCGGCCGACCTTGTCGGCACTCTCGATGACCCGCAGCGGCGCCCTGGACTTTCCGCCGCTGTCCCCGACGAGCCGCACGTCGGGTGCGAGCAGGACCAGCAGCTCCTCGATGTCGCCACCCGCCGCCGCTGCGAGGAATCGCTCGGTGAGGTCACGGCGGTGTGCCGGGTCGACGTCGTAGCGCGGTTTGCGCTCCTCCACATGGTGCCGCGCCCGCCCCGCCAGCTGGCGCACCGCGGCCTCGGTCCGGTCCAGAGTGGCGGCGATCTCCGCGTACGGAAAGCCGAATGCCTCGCGCAGCACGAAGACGGCTCGCTCCAGCGGCGACAGGGACTCCAGGACGACGAGCACGGCGACCGACACGGAATCGGCCAGGACAGCCTGCTCCGCGGTGTCGGGCACGGCCGGTCCGAAATCGGTGACTACCGGCTCCGGCAGCCACGGCCCGACGTACGTCTCACGTCGCGACTGCGCCTGTCGCAACCGGTCGATGGCGAGGCGGGTGATGATCCTCACGAGAAAGGCGCGCGGCTCCCGTACGTCCTCCCGGGATACGGAAGACCAGCGAAGCCAGGCCTCCTGCACCACGTCCTCGGCATCGGCAATCCGGCCCAGCATGCGATAGGCAACGCCGGTGAGCACGGGACGGTGGCTCTCGAAGACATCGGTCGCGGTGTCGGCTGTCACCCCTCCATCCCAGCCGACCCGCCCCACCCTGTCCAGCGTGAATCGCCTACCCCTCTTGAACTGCAGGCTACTGAACGGTAATTGTTATTGACGAGACGTCTAAGCCGCCTTCAGGCATGGCCCCTTCATGCCGGATCACCCCGGG from Streptomyces sp. NBC_01591 includes:
- the sigJ gene encoding RNA polymerase sigma factor SigJ → MTADTATDVFESHRPVLTGVAYRMLGRIADAEDVVQEAWLRWSSVSREDVREPRAFLVRIITRLAIDRLRQAQSRRETYVGPWLPEPVVTDFGPAVPDTAEQAVLADSVSVAVLVVLESLSPLERAVFVLREAFGFPYAEIAATLDRTEAAVRQLAGRARHHVEERKPRYDVDPAHRRDLTERFLAAAAGGDIEELLVLLAPDVRLVGDSGGKSRAPLRVIESADKVGRFVFAVAHDQVGDLDFRLLELNGGPGLLVFLGGKVDSVVQLDVEDGLIQCVYVMRNPDKLTRFIDFDFPEA